Proteins from a genomic interval of Paenibacillus sp. FSL H8-0048:
- the acpP gene encoding acyl carrier protein, translated as MSDVLERVTRIVIDRLGADEAEVTLEASFKDDLGADSLDVVELVMELEDEFDMEISDEDAERITTVGEVVKYIQSHT; from the coding sequence ATGTCCGATGTATTGGAGCGTGTAACACGCATTGTCATCGACCGCTTAGGTGCCGATGAAGCAGAGGTAACATTAGAAGCGTCTTTCAAAGATGATTTAGGTGCTGATTCTCTTGATGTAGTAGAATTGGTAATGGAATTGGAAGATGAATTCGACATGGAAATCTCTGATGAAGATGCAGAGAGAATTACGACCGTGGGTGAAGTTGTGAAGTACATACAATCTCATACCTAG
- the fabG gene encoding 3-oxoacyl-[acyl-carrier-protein] reductase: MFAALKGQTALVTGGSRGIGRSIALALAAHGVKVAVNYSGSLQAAEETVARIHELGSEGIALQGNVGRSSDAENLVKEVIQAWGKIDILVNNAGITRDNLIMRMKEEEFDQVIETNLKGVFNCLKAVTRPMMKQRYGRIINISSVVGVTGNPGQVNYTAAKAGVIGMTKSAARELSSRGITVNCIAPGFIDTDMTRELSDEVRSELIKGIPLGELGRAEDIANAAVFLASEGAAYMTGQTLHVDGGMYM, encoded by the coding sequence ATGTTTGCAGCACTAAAAGGTCAGACCGCCCTTGTAACCGGAGGGTCCCGGGGGATCGGCCGCAGCATAGCCTTGGCACTCGCTGCTCATGGCGTGAAGGTCGCGGTGAACTATTCCGGCAGTCTTCAGGCAGCCGAAGAGACCGTGGCCCGTATTCATGAGCTGGGCTCGGAAGGAATCGCTCTGCAGGGGAATGTCGGCCGCAGCAGTGACGCCGAGAACCTGGTCAAGGAGGTTATCCAGGCCTGGGGCAAAATCGATATCCTGGTGAATAATGCGGGCATTACCCGGGATAATCTGATCATGCGTATGAAAGAGGAAGAATTCGATCAGGTCATCGAGACGAATCTGAAGGGCGTCTTCAACTGCCTGAAGGCAGTAACCCGCCCGATGATGAAGCAGCGTTATGGCCGGATCATCAATATTTCCTCGGTCGTAGGTGTGACGGGAAATCCCGGACAGGTGAACTATACCGCTGCTAAGGCGGGTGTAATCGGCATGACGAAGTCTGCGGCCCGCGAGCTGTCATCACGTGGAATCACCGTGAACTGCATCGCGCCCGGCTTCATTGATACCGACATGACCCGCGAGTTGTCCGATGAGGTTCGCAGCGAGCTGATCAAGGGGATTCCCTTGGGAGAGCTTGGGCGGGCGGAGGACATTGCGAATGCGGCGGTATTCCTGGCTTCGGAAGGGGCAGCCTATATGACAGGCCAGACGCTTCATGTGGATGGCGGAATGTACATGTAA
- the fabD gene encoding ACP S-malonyltransferase translates to MSKIAFVFPGQGAQAVGMGKDVYEALPQSRAVFEKGDEVLGFPLSGLVFEGPDSELKQTVNTQPALVTASVAYLEALSGLKVMPDYVAGHSLGEYSALVAAGVLSYEDAVRLVRLRGQFMEEAVPGGQGAMAAVLGADREGLTELCRSITAAGTPVELANVNCPGQIVVSGTVAGVGEVVRRVKEAGGKRAIPLEVSGPFHSSLMKGAAERLAAELDKVTFKAPAMPVVVNVTAAPVTDPEEIRKLLVEQVYSPVLWQDSVEWLIGAGVDTFVEIGSGSVLAGLIRKIDRNVKVVNINSLESVQAGW, encoded by the coding sequence ATGAGCAAAATCGCATTTGTCTTTCCCGGTCAGGGTGCACAGGCAGTCGGTATGGGTAAGGATGTATATGAAGCATTGCCTCAGAGCCGTGCGGTCTTTGAAAAGGGTGACGAGGTGCTTGGGTTTCCGCTGAGCGGGCTTGTATTTGAAGGGCCGGACAGCGAGCTTAAGCAGACGGTGAACACGCAGCCGGCACTGGTTACAGCCAGTGTGGCTTATCTGGAAGCATTAAGCGGTCTTAAGGTTATGCCGGATTATGTGGCAGGCCACAGTCTTGGCGAGTATAGCGCTCTTGTGGCAGCCGGCGTGCTGTCCTATGAAGATGCTGTAAGGCTGGTCCGCCTGCGCGGACAATTCATGGAAGAAGCTGTTCCCGGAGGACAAGGGGCTATGGCAGCTGTGCTTGGAGCAGACCGCGAAGGGCTTACGGAATTATGCCGCAGTATTACGGCGGCGGGTACTCCCGTTGAACTGGCGAATGTCAATTGTCCGGGACAGATTGTGGTCTCCGGTACCGTAGCCGGTGTCGGTGAGGTGGTCCGGCGTGTGAAGGAAGCCGGGGGCAAACGGGCAATTCCGCTGGAGGTTAGCGGGCCGTTCCACTCCTCATTAATGAAGGGTGCGGCTGAGCGGCTGGCCGCTGAGCTCGACAAGGTAACCTTTAAGGCTCCCGCTATGCCGGTAGTGGTCAATGTGACTGCTGCTCCGGTGACAGACCCGGAAGAAATCCGCAAGCTGCTGGTAGAACAGGTGTATTCTCCGGTACTCTGGCAGGATAGCGTGGAATGGCTTATCGGCGCAGGAGTAGATACTTTTGTAGAGATCGGCTCCGGCAGTGTGCTGGCTGGCCTGATCCGCAAAATTGACAGGAATGTCAAGGTTGTAAATATCAACAGTCTGGAGAGCGTGCAGGCTGGCTGGTAA
- a CDS encoding beta-ketoacyl-ACP synthase III, which translates to MRQLRPVGIIGTGKYVPERVLTNSDLEKIVETNDEWIVSRTGIRERHIAAPEQATSDLAYEAALKALESAGMKAEELDLIIVATVTPDSAFPSTACILQDKLGAKNAAAFDLSAACSGFVYSLATATGFIQNGMYNNALVIGADTLSRITDYTDRNTCVLFGDGAGAVIVGEVPEGRGFQSFDLGAEGSGGSLLNLEAGGSRLPASQQTVEDKKHFIYMNGREVFKFAVRVMGSATERVLTKAGLSKENIDLFVPHQANIRIIQSAMQRLDLPPEKVVVNVDKYANTSAASIPLALVEAAEEGRMKAGDAVLMVGFGGGLTWGASVLIW; encoded by the coding sequence ATGAGACAATTACGTCCGGTTGGAATTATTGGGACTGGTAAATATGTACCTGAGAGAGTATTAACCAACAGCGATCTGGAGAAGATCGTTGAAACGAATGATGAATGGATCGTCAGCCGCACAGGAATCCGGGAACGGCATATTGCAGCCCCGGAACAGGCTACCTCCGATCTGGCCTATGAAGCGGCCCTGAAGGCACTCGAATCCGCAGGCATGAAGGCCGAGGAGCTGGATCTGATCATTGTCGCTACAGTTACACCTGACAGTGCCTTCCCTTCCACAGCCTGCATTCTTCAGGACAAGCTGGGGGCCAAGAACGCAGCCGCCTTTGACCTGTCGGCAGCCTGCTCAGGGTTCGTCTACAGCCTGGCTACAGCTACTGGCTTTATCCAGAATGGAATGTATAACAATGCGCTGGTGATTGGCGCAGATACGCTGTCGCGTATTACAGACTATACTGACCGCAACACCTGCGTGCTGTTTGGTGACGGCGCAGGTGCGGTTATCGTCGGCGAGGTTCCGGAAGGACGCGGCTTCCAGTCCTTCGATCTTGGGGCGGAAGGCTCTGGCGGTAGCCTGCTTAATCTTGAAGCCGGCGGCTCGCGTCTCCCGGCTTCCCAGCAGACCGTAGAAGACAAGAAGCACTTCATCTATATGAATGGCCGCGAGGTTTTCAAGTTCGCAGTACGAGTTATGGGATCGGCTACGGAGCGTGTGCTTACCAAGGCGGGATTGTCTAAGGAGAATATCGACTTGTTCGTGCCGCATCAGGCCAACATCCGGATTATTCAATCCGCTATGCAGCGTTTGGATCTGCCGCCGGAGAAGGTTGTAGTCAACGTTGATAAATACGCGAATACCTCCGCAGCCTCCATTCCGCTGGCTCTTGTAGAAGCAGCCGAGGAAGGCCGGATGAAGGCAGGCGATGCTGTGCTTATGGTCGGCTTCGGCGGCGGACTTACCTGGGGTGCTTCTGTGCTGATCTGGTAA
- the plsX gene encoding phosphate acyltransferase PlsX encodes MRIAIDAMGGDNAPECNVEGALAAAAEWSDIEIVLVGDEARLEPLLKSKPSNVTVRHAGDVIGSDEEPVKAVRRKKDSSMVVAGRMVREGEADAMISSGNTGALMTTGLLVVGRMEGIERPALAPMIPTLDDVGVLALDLGANMDAKPQHLAQYAQIGSIYRNKVHGIAKPRVGLLNVGTEPGKGNELTKEAYPLLEALPGIHFVGNVEARDVLTGSCDVLVCDGFAGNILLKTLEGTAGAMFSLLKEQFSKSLKTKLGAAILMPELRGLKGKMDYKEHGGAPLLGLSGLVVKGHGSSDGNAVKNAVRQARIALKAELVPSISKEISGK; translated from the coding sequence GTGCGGATCGCCATTGATGCCATGGGCGGGGATAATGCTCCTGAATGTAATGTGGAAGGCGCGCTGGCAGCGGCTGCAGAATGGAGTGACATAGAGATCGTACTTGTCGGTGATGAAGCGCGGCTTGAACCGCTGCTGAAGAGTAAGCCTTCCAATGTTACGGTTCGTCATGCGGGGGATGTGATCGGTTCGGATGAAGAGCCGGTGAAGGCGGTCCGCCGTAAAAAAGACTCATCCATGGTCGTAGCCGGACGGATGGTCCGCGAGGGAGAAGCCGATGCCATGATCTCCTCCGGCAATACCGGAGCGCTCATGACTACAGGACTTCTGGTAGTCGGAAGAATGGAAGGAATCGAACGGCCGGCGCTGGCTCCGATGATTCCAACGCTGGATGATGTCGGTGTGCTGGCCCTGGATCTTGGCGCGAATATGGATGCCAAACCGCAGCATCTGGCACAGTATGCCCAGATCGGCAGCATTTACCGCAATAAAGTGCATGGCATTGCGAAGCCCCGGGTAGGCCTGCTCAACGTCGGGACTGAGCCGGGCAAGGGAAACGAATTGACCAAGGAAGCCTATCCGCTCCTGGAGGCGTTGCCGGGCATTCATTTTGTCGGCAATGTGGAAGCGCGGGATGTGCTCACCGGAAGCTGTGATGTGCTGGTCTGTGACGGCTTCGCCGGTAATATACTTCTGAAGACGCTGGAGGGAACGGCCGGTGCGATGTTCTCCCTGCTGAAGGAGCAATTCAGCAAATCGCTGAAGACTAAGCTGGGGGCGGCGATCCTGATGCCTGAGCTTAGAGGGCTGAAGGGCAAGATGGATTATAAGGAACACGGCGGGGCGCCGCTGCTCGGTCTTAGCGGCCTGGTAGTCAAGGGGCATGGTTCGTCAGACGGCAATGCGGTGAAGAATGCGGTAAGACAGGCACGGATTGCCCTGAAGGCTGAGCTGGTGCCTAGTATATCGAAGGAAATTAGCGGGAAGTGA
- the fapR gene encoding transcription factor FapR — MSKKERQQQLLAIIEGNPFVTDRELTRQLKVSIQTIRLDRLELGIPELRERMKQMAEHSYDQVRSLPADEVVGDIVDLQLDKSGISIFEIRDEHVFSRNGIARGHYVFGQANSLAVAIINDEIALTASADLRFVRMVRLGEKCIAKAQVRSLAGRNGKAEVDVFTYVGEELVFQGHFIVYRSATEEYSEGGNRSADRH, encoded by the coding sequence ATGTCCAAGAAGGAACGTCAGCAGCAGCTGCTGGCTATAATTGAAGGGAACCCGTTTGTAACTGACCGGGAATTAACCCGCCAGCTGAAGGTGAGTATCCAGACGATCCGGCTGGACCGGCTGGAGCTGGGGATTCCGGAGCTGCGTGAGCGGATGAAGCAGATGGCGGAGCATTCCTATGATCAGGTGCGTTCCCTGCCGGCCGATGAAGTGGTCGGTGATATTGTGGATCTGCAGCTGGACAAGAGCGGGATATCGATCTTCGAGATCCGCGATGAGCATGTGTTCTCCCGTAACGGGATTGCCCGGGGCCATTACGTGTTCGGACAGGCGAATTCGCTGGCAGTAGCTATAATTAATGATGAGATTGCCTTAACGGCTTCGGCCGACCTCCGGTTTGTGCGCATGGTCCGGCTGGGCGAGAAATGCATTGCCAAGGCGCAGGTGCGCTCACTTGCGGGCCGGAACGGCAAGGCTGAAGTGGATGTATTTACATATGTCGGAGAAGAGCTGGTATTTCAAGGCCATTTTATAGTGTATCGTTCAGCAACTGAAGAGTACAGCGAAGGGGGAAACCGGAGTGCGGATCGCCATTGA
- the rpmF gene encoding 50S ribosomal protein L32 gives MAVPQRRTSKTRRDKRRTHFKLVVPGMVKCEQCGELKLAHHVCKVCGTYKAREIIKQ, from the coding sequence ATGGCAGTACCACAACGCAGAACGTCCAAGACTCGCCGTGACAAGCGTCGTACTCACTTTAAACTGGTTGTTCCAGGTATGGTGAAATGCGAACAATGCGGAGAGCTGAAACTTGCTCACCACGTATGTAAAGTTTGCGGAACATACAAAGCAAGAGAAATCATCAAACAATAG
- a CDS encoding YceD family protein — MNIHFRKLANADEPLVLHEVVDVSGIVTGRKDILAVAPLSVDLKALPAGTDSVNVVGTLNGEVDMLCSRCLGEVKSKLNIPFAETFKWLKQPILPEDEDEELIYITDEIVDLIPYVEENFVLHLPDSVLCKADCLGLCQKCGQNLNEGTCSCDNTVIDPRLAALKGFFTKQDD, encoded by the coding sequence ATGAACATTCACTTTCGCAAATTAGCGAATGCCGACGAGCCTCTGGTCCTCCACGAAGTTGTGGATGTCAGCGGGATTGTCACAGGGCGCAAGGATATACTTGCTGTTGCACCACTCTCAGTAGACCTTAAAGCGCTGCCCGCGGGAACCGATAGTGTGAACGTGGTGGGAACACTGAACGGAGAAGTGGACATGTTATGTTCACGTTGTCTCGGTGAGGTCAAGAGTAAGCTGAACATTCCTTTCGCTGAGACCTTCAAGTGGCTTAAGCAGCCAATTCTTCCGGAAGATGAAGATGAGGAACTCATTTACATCACAGATGAGATTGTGGATCTTATCCCGTATGTGGAAGAAAATTTCGTACTGCACTTACCGGATTCGGTATTGTGCAAGGCAGACTGTCTTGGTCTTTGTCAGAAATGCGGACAGAACTTGAACGAAGGCACCTGCAGTTGCGACAACACAGTGATCGATCCTAGACTCGCTGCGTTGAAAGGATTCTTTACCAAGCAAGACGACTAA
- a CDS encoding tRNA(Met) cytidine acetate ligase: MAAVGIIAEYNPLHNGHVHHFTEAKRISGADRSIVIMSGPFTQRGEPAAVSKRARTEMALHMGADLVIELPVAYAVQPAEWFAFGAVSLLEATGVVGSLCFGSEAGSLGVLLPLAGFLAEESSALKEEIRARLSGGAGFPAAYSAAAAAAWGASFMGEEKPEDAEDILRQPNNSLGLHYLIALRRLGSAIKPLTVPRTGAGFHDPLESGSAIASATAIRRLLQEGGSPAAYMPEYALSILERERAAGRGPVRLEDFAGPLRHVLSTRSAAELHTLQDMNEGLENRLLSSLHQLDKFTVGGLLQELKSRRYTLTRLQRLLLHTLLNHSKAEMSPSVLSQGPGYIRVLGFRESGRELLKQMKLTAVLPVITSPARYTHPMLERDLQAAAVFAGAYADPMRSDLYSDYLEPPVRI, from the coding sequence GTGGCAGCTGTAGGTATTATAGCCGAATATAACCCTTTACATAACGGGCATGTCCATCATTTCACCGAGGCAAAAAGAATCTCGGGAGCGGACCGCTCCATTGTCATTATGAGCGGACCGTTCACCCAGCGCGGCGAGCCGGCGGCGGTCAGCAAGCGCGCCCGCACTGAGATGGCGCTGCATATGGGCGCCGATCTGGTTATTGAACTGCCGGTGGCGTACGCCGTCCAGCCGGCGGAATGGTTCGCCTTCGGAGCGGTCTCGCTGCTGGAGGCGACCGGTGTCGTCGGCAGCCTGTGCTTCGGCTCCGAAGCAGGCTCTTTGGGCGTACTGCTGCCTCTGGCCGGCTTCCTGGCCGAAGAGAGCAGTGCGCTTAAGGAGGAGATCCGCGCCCGCCTCTCCGGGGGCGCGGGATTCCCGGCCGCCTACAGCGCTGCTGCGGCGGCGGCCTGGGGGGCCTCTTTCATGGGAGAGGAGAAACCGGAAGATGCCGAAGATATATTACGGCAGCCCAACAACAGCCTCGGCCTGCACTACCTGATCGCGCTAAGGCGGCTGGGCAGCGCGATCAAGCCCTTAACCGTGCCGCGTACCGGCGCGGGCTTCCACGACCCGCTGGAGAGCGGGTCGGCCATTGCCAGTGCAACAGCCATCCGCAGGCTGCTGCAGGAGGGCGGATCACCGGCAGCTTACATGCCGGAGTATGCCCTGTCCATCCTGGAGCGTGAGCGTGCCGCAGGCCGGGGACCGGTACGGCTGGAAGACTTCGCGGGCCCGCTGCGCCATGTACTCTCTACCCGCTCTGCTGCGGAGCTGCACACGCTGCAGGATATGAACGAGGGCCTGGAGAACCGGCTGCTCAGCAGCCTGCACCAGCTGGACAAGTTCACCGTCGGCGGACTGCTGCAGGAGCTTAAGAGCAGACGGTATACACTCACCAGGCTTCAGCGTCTGCTGCTTCACACCTTGCTGAATCACAGCAAAGCAGAGATGTCCCCCTCCGTTCTCTCTCAGGGTCCCGGCTACATAAGGGTTCTCGGCTTCCGCGAGAGCGGCCGGGAGCTGCTGAAGCAGATGAAGCTGACAGCGGTGCTTCCGGTGATTACAAGCCCTGCCCGCTACACCCATCCCATGCTGGAGCGGGACCTCCAGGCGGCGGCTGTGTTCGCCGGGGCTTATGCCGACCCGATGCGCAGCGATCTGTACAGTGATTATCTTGAGCCGCCGGTCAGGATTTGA
- a CDS encoding SepM family pheromone-processing serine protease, whose protein sequence is MRQYKRRVGIRASAYLFSFVVILYVVVFMNTPYIVYQPGSASEVAPMIKVENADPQEQGTFMMTTVSASYANVALLIASVFNSNAEVVLKETRLQDKTEQEYAAEQVFYMNSSQSYAVQAAYHAAGVPYEDVVDYLYVFSVPEAANQDRFQPGDKIISVGGQKAADPAALSKLLSVHQIGDTVDVLLQRDGKEIKEQVKLVGVKDKEAAAARPGFGVVIGAVQKVEPKEKGKAVSFVDTNVGGPSAGLMFTMEIYNRLTPGDLTKGRKVAGTGTIDAEGNVGLIGGVKHKIVAADRKGAEIFFVPLKNYDEAKAKAEQIGTDMKLVPVSTLSDALKYMEELPVIKS, encoded by the coding sequence TTGAGGCAGTATAAACGCCGGGTAGGCATTCGCGCTTCAGCCTATCTATTTTCATTCGTGGTCATTCTCTATGTTGTCGTCTTCATGAACACGCCTTATATTGTATATCAGCCGGGAAGCGCCTCGGAGGTGGCACCGATGATCAAGGTGGAGAATGCCGATCCGCAGGAGCAGGGAACCTTCATGATGACCACGGTTTCGGCAAGCTATGCGAATGTGGCTCTTCTAATCGCCTCTGTGTTCAACTCGAATGCCGAGGTAGTGTTGAAGGAAACACGCCTGCAAGATAAGACTGAGCAGGAATATGCTGCGGAACAGGTGTTCTATATGAATAGTTCACAATCCTATGCTGTGCAGGCAGCTTATCATGCGGCAGGTGTACCCTATGAGGATGTCGTGGATTATCTGTACGTGTTCTCTGTACCCGAAGCTGCCAATCAGGACCGGTTCCAGCCGGGGGACAAAATCATCAGTGTAGGCGGGCAAAAGGCCGCCGATCCGGCCGCGCTGTCCAAATTGCTGTCGGTTCACCAGATCGGGGATACCGTGGATGTATTGCTCCAGCGTGACGGCAAAGAGATTAAAGAGCAGGTCAAGCTGGTGGGGGTCAAGGATAAAGAAGCTGCGGCTGCCCGGCCGGGCTTCGGAGTCGTTATTGGTGCGGTTCAAAAGGTGGAGCCTAAGGAGAAAGGTAAAGCCGTCAGTTTCGTGGATACTAACGTAGGCGGGCCCTCTGCCGGACTGATGTTCACCATGGAAATCTACAACCGGCTTACGCCGGGGGATCTCACCAAGGGCCGGAAGGTAGCAGGCACGGGTACGATAGATGCGGAGGGGAACGTGGGGCTGATCGGCGGTGTGAAGCATAAGATTGTAGCGGCCGACCGTAAGGGCGCGGAGATTTTCTTCGTTCCGCTTAAAAACTATGATGAGGCCAAGGCAAAGGCGGAGCAAATCGGCACGGACATGAAGCTGGTTCCTGTCTCAACACTATCCGATGCTCTGAAATACATGGAGGAGCTGCCGGTCATCAAATCCTGA
- a CDS encoding nucleoside recognition domain-containing protein — translation MINFRSRRFLSDSAPFIPGASAILLAAAIIIAPEASFKASLTGLKLWWTLVFPALLPFLILSEMLSASGFVHGIGVLLEPLMKRCFRLPGAVGWTLVLGLTAGFPAGAGGVMQLHKQGDITDKEAGRLAAVVHYASPVTLLIVVGTAFLHSPAAGYALLAIHWLSGVAAGILSACFNGPRKMTSPISQESGPSHTGSRSSAKKASLPGRIHQAAADARSRDGRGFGKVLGESVSSAVQSLMIVGGYMIMFAVVISIVTRLFPQLPVMVTGSMLEIHLGARAMTSATAGPEGFVVGGLLGPALLSAGLAWSGICAQLQALTVLKAANVRFLPFTAVRLLHGLFAFAFTILLWTPMLHIQSAVLPVLAGSPPAALPQAGLSLNIWTLTPQILGLQILVVTLLLLLSAAVKLFTSNRRPSG, via the coding sequence ATGATAAACTTTAGATCCAGACGCTTTCTGTCGGATTCAGCTCCATTTATACCCGGGGCTTCAGCCATTCTGCTCGCTGCAGCGATTATTATTGCACCTGAAGCCTCGTTCAAGGCTTCACTTACGGGCCTTAAGCTCTGGTGGACCCTGGTTTTTCCTGCGCTGCTGCCCTTCCTGATCCTCTCAGAGATGCTAAGCGCATCCGGCTTCGTGCATGGTATCGGCGTTCTGCTTGAACCGCTGATGAAGCGGTGCTTCAGACTTCCCGGGGCGGTCGGCTGGACGCTGGTGCTCGGTCTAACCGCAGGCTTCCCGGCAGGAGCCGGAGGAGTGATGCAACTGCACAAGCAAGGGGACATTACAGACAAGGAGGCTGGAAGACTGGCGGCTGTTGTACATTATGCCAGCCCGGTCACTCTGCTTATTGTAGTAGGAACAGCCTTCCTGCACAGTCCAGCAGCCGGCTATGCCCTGCTTGCCATTCACTGGCTGTCAGGGGTAGCCGCAGGAATTCTGTCCGCTTGCTTCAATGGCCCCCGCAAGATGACGTCACCTATTTCGCAAGAAAGTGGTCCCAGCCATACCGGAAGCCGCTCCAGCGCCAAAAAAGCATCCTTACCCGGGCGTATCCATCAGGCAGCAGCAGATGCCCGTTCAAGGGACGGACGGGGCTTCGGTAAGGTGCTAGGTGAATCCGTATCCTCCGCCGTACAGAGCCTAATGATTGTAGGCGGCTATATGATCATGTTCGCGGTTGTCATAAGTATTGTTACCCGGTTATTCCCTCAGCTGCCGGTTATGGTTACAGGAAGCATGCTTGAGATTCATCTCGGAGCCCGGGCAATGACTTCAGCCACAGCAGGTCCCGAAGGCTTCGTCGTAGGCGGTCTTCTTGGCCCGGCACTGCTGTCCGCCGGACTGGCCTGGAGCGGCATCTGCGCCCAGCTCCAGGCACTGACAGTGCTGAAGGCAGCCAATGTCCGCTTCCTCCCGTTCACCGCAGTCAGGCTGCTGCATGGACTATTTGCCTTTGCGTTCACAATCCTGCTGTGGACACCGATGCTCCATATTCAGTCTGCAGTGCTGCCGGTTCTTGCCGGTTCTCCCCCAGCTGCTCTGCCGCAAGCGGGCCTTTCGCTGAACATATGGACTCTGACCCCACAGATTCTGGGACTTCAGATCCTGGTTGTTACGCTGCTGCTACTGCTGTCTGCTGCCGTAAAGCTGTTTACTTCAAACCGCCGTCCATCCGGCTGA
- the coaD gene encoding pantetheine-phosphate adenylyltransferase yields the protein MSLQIRKERVAIYPGTFDPVTLGHMDIIHRAAKQFDRLIVAVLNNLSKNPLFSVEERTELLRQATADIPNVEVDSFRDLLVNYVRQKDAQVIVRGIRTVTDFEYELQNASINHNLDPEAETIFMMTNPRYSYLSSSVVKEIAHFGGKVSDFVTPEVEQAMKLKFSRMDGGLK from the coding sequence ATGAGTCTGCAAATTAGAAAAGAACGTGTCGCCATCTATCCTGGAACCTTCGATCCGGTTACGCTGGGACACATGGATATTATTCACCGGGCCGCCAAGCAGTTCGATAGGCTGATCGTTGCGGTGCTGAATAATCTGAGCAAGAATCCGTTATTCTCGGTCGAGGAACGGACAGAGCTTCTGCGTCAGGCGACAGCGGATATTCCGAATGTTGAGGTGGACAGCTTCCGTGATCTCCTGGTTAACTATGTGAGGCAAAAGGACGCCCAGGTCATTGTCCGGGGAATCCGGACTGTTACCGATTTCGAATATGAGCTTCAGAATGCTTCCATTAATCATAACCTTGACCCTGAAGCAGAAACTATATTTATGATGACCAATCCGAGATACTCCTATCTTAGCTCCAGTGTGGTCAAGGAGATTGCCCACTTCGGCGGGAAGGTCTCGGATTTTGTAACTCCTGAGGTGGAGCAGGCGATGAAGCTGAAGTTCAGCCGGATGGACGGCGGTTTGAAGTAA
- the rsmD gene encoding 16S rRNA (guanine(966)-N(2))-methyltransferase RsmD — protein MRVISGSAKGRPLKSVPGNGTRPTTDKVKEALFSMIGPYFEGGTVLDLYAGTGGLGIEALSRGMEAAVFVDMEQKAIDTVRANLKASRLEAQAEVYRNDAGRALGALQKRGRIFDLVFLDPPYRMKHGDELMVTLADKLLLNPDAVIVLEHESGYAYPEEIPGFVRTKQSVYGEVTISIYRYEAAVPEAAASGKEVNDESAN, from the coding sequence GTGAGAGTCATATCGGGAAGTGCAAAAGGCAGGCCGCTTAAAAGTGTTCCAGGCAATGGCACACGGCCTACTACCGATAAAGTGAAGGAAGCGTTATTCAGTATGATCGGGCCTTATTTTGAAGGAGGTACGGTGCTTGATCTGTATGCAGGTACCGGAGGCCTGGGGATCGAAGCTCTGAGCAGAGGGATGGAAGCTGCGGTATTTGTGGACATGGAGCAGAAGGCGATTGACACGGTGCGCGCTAATCTGAAGGCGTCTCGGCTGGAGGCGCAGGCTGAGGTCTACCGCAATGATGCGGGAAGAGCACTTGGGGCACTTCAAAAGCGCGGGAGAATCTTTGATCTTGTTTTTCTGGACCCGCCTTACCGGATGAAGCATGGAGACGAGCTGATGGTTACGCTGGCGGACAAGCTGCTGCTGAACCCTGATGCAGTGATCGTGCTGGAGCATGAATCGGGATATGCCTATCCGGAGGAGATACCCGGGTTCGTGAGAACGAAGCAATCCGTCTATGGAGAGGTTACGATCTCTATCTACCGGTATGAAGCTGCTGTTCCAGAGGCTGCCGCAAGCGGCAAGGAGGTTAATGATGAGTCTGCAAATTAG